One Chanodichthys erythropterus isolate Z2021 chromosome 22, ASM2448905v1, whole genome shotgun sequence DNA window includes the following coding sequences:
- the LOC137012809 gene encoding ly6/PLAUR domain-containing protein 2-like isoform X1: MDLRVSVVLLFIFLTGGYSLQCYSCSSASTGSCEATVDTCPVGYSECESSIFEQTVGSSKVFFTTKGCANQCEPGTKQIAIEGTVSTRCCDTDLCNAADGVFKGSFLLLFSLLLFYFLFQ, from the exons ATGGATCTGCGAGTCTCTGTCGTTCTTCTTTTCATTTTTCTCACTGGAG GATATTCTCTCCAGTGTTACTCGTGCTCATCTGCTTCGACGGGTTCCTGTGAAGCAACAGTGGATACATGTCCAGTTGGATATTCTGAATGTGAAAGCAGTATATTTGAACAAACAGTTG GTTCCTCTAAGGTGTTCTTCACAACAAAAGGGTGTGCAAATCAATGTGAACCAGGGACCAAACAGATAGCAATTGAAGGGACAGTTTCAACCCGCTGCTGCGACACTGACCTTTGCAATGCAGCAG ATGGAGTGTTTAAGGGAAGCTTCCTCCTGCTCTTCTCTCTTCTGCTCTTCTACTTCCTGTTTCAGTGA
- the LOC137012809 gene encoding ly6/PLAUR domain-containing protein 2-like isoform X2 has protein sequence MDLRVSVVLLFIFLTGGYSLQCYSCSSASTGSCEATVDTCPVGYSECESSIFEQTVGSSKVFFTTKGCANQCEPGTKQIAIEGTVSTRCCDTDLCNAAVSPDSRLQILQ, from the exons ATGGATCTGCGAGTCTCTGTCGTTCTTCTTTTCATTTTTCTCACTGGAG GATATTCTCTCCAGTGTTACTCGTGCTCATCTGCTTCGACGGGTTCCTGTGAAGCAACAGTGGATACATGTCCAGTTGGATATTCTGAATGTGAAAGCAGTATATTTGAACAAACAGTTG GTTCCTCTAAGGTGTTCTTCACAACAAAAGGGTGTGCAAATCAATGTGAACCAGGGACCAAACAGATAGCAATTGAAGGGACAGTTTCAACCCGCTGCTGCGACACTGACCTTTGCAATGCAGCAG TGAGTCCAGATTCAAGACTTCAGATTCTACAGTGA